One window of the Vigna radiata var. radiata cultivar VC1973A chromosome 1, Vradiata_ver6, whole genome shotgun sequence genome contains the following:
- the LOC106770312 gene encoding protease Do-like 1, chloroplastic isoform X2 has product MATCSLISTRFHSPSSSLFRSSTIKPTTTIQLSKTLHLHYPNLFLLRLPSPKLTIPLLPKLSIPKPLLLLCTSLALSFTLLVSNADSAAAFVVTSPRKLQSDELATVRLFQENTPSVVYITNLAVKQDAFTLDVLEVPQGSGSGFVWDKNGHIVTNYHVIRGASDLKVTLADQSTYDAKVVGFDQDKDVAVLRVEAPSDKLRPIPIGVSADLLVGQKVYAIGNPFGLDHTLTTGVISGLRREISSAATGRPIQDVIQTDAAINPGNSGGPLLDSSGNLIGINTAIYSPSGASSGVGFSIPVDTVNGIVDQLVKFGKVTRPILGIKFAPDQSVEQLGVSGVLVLDAPANGPAGKAGLQSTKRDSYGRLILGDIITSVNDKKVTNGSDLYRILDQCKVGEKKVLTRSSSIHQ; this is encoded by the exons ATGGCCACTTGTTCACTCATTTCCACGCGCTTccattctccttcttcttcactctTTCGTTCTTCAACCATCAAACCCACCACAACAATTCAACTTTCCAAAACCCTTCATCTTCACTATCccaaccttttcctccttcgcCTCCCATCACCAAAACTCACAATACCCCTTTTACCCAAACTCTCCATTCCCAAACCTCTTCTCCTTCTCTGCACTTCCCTCGCCCTCTCCTTCACTCTCCTCGTTTCCAACGCCGACTCCGCCGCCGCCTTCGTCGTCACCTCGCCGCGGAAGCTCCAGTCCGACGAACTCGCCACCGTTCGCCTCTTCCAAGAGAACACTCCCTCTGTTGTCTACATAACCAACCTTGCTGTCAA GCAGGATGCATTCACGCTGGACGTCTTGGAGGTTCCCCAGGGATCCGGGTCTGGCTTTGTTTGGGATAAGAATGGTCATATTGTGACCAATTATCACGTTATTCGTGGTGCCTCTGATCTCAA GGTCACTCTAGCCGACCAGTCAACTTATGATGCCAAAGTTGTTGGTTTTGACCAAGACAAGGATGTTGCTGTGCTGCGTGTCGAGGCACCGAGCGACAAGCTCAGGCCTATACCTATTGGGGTCTCTGCTGACTTGCTTGTTGGTCAGAAGGTTTATGCCATTGGGAACCCG TTTGGACTAGATCACACACTCACAACTGGGGTCATCAG TGGTCTTAGGCGAGAAATTAGTTCTGCTGCAACTGGTCGTCCAATTCAAGATGTCATACAGACAGATGCAGCAATTAATCCTGGTAACAGTGGAGGGCCTCTCTTAGATAGTTCTGGAAACCTCATTGGGATAAATACAGCCATATATTCTCCATCTGGCGCATCATCTGGTGTTGGATTTTCTATTCCAGTGGACACT GTAAATGGTATTGTTGACCAATTGGTGAAGTTTGGGAAGGTTACAAGACCTATTTTAGGGATTAAGTTTGCTCCAGATCAGTCTGTGGAGCAGTTGGGTGTAAGTGGAGTGCTTGTCTTAGATGCTCCTGCCAATGGTCCTGCTGGGAAAGCA GGCCTGCAATCAACAAAGCGTGACTCGTATGGTAGACTCATTTTAGGTGACATCATAACGTCTGTGAATGACAAGAAGGTCACTAATGGAAGTGATTTGTACAGAATTCTTGACCAGTGCAAAGTAGGTGAAAAG AAAGTCCTGACTCGGTCCTCTTCCATACATCAGTGA
- the LOC106770304 gene encoding DEAD-box ATP-dependent RNA helicase 38-like, whose protein sequence is MLDEDGNKVKITTTTRTRKLAKARLSKRAVERRIMAEPSTAAATSTTADPPPPVTKRWADEEDEETEASSTATATEASSVNLDSLKIEDNDENPPKLLDDPDDSSIQKVTSGETPYTSAAKFEDLNLSPELLKGLYVEMKFQKPSKIQAISLPMILNPPHRDLIAQAHNGSGKTTCFVLGMLSRVDPKVQAPQALCVCPTRELANQNIEVLRKMGKYTGIASECAVPTDSNALSIAKRAPIMAQVVIGTPGTIKKWMSFKKLGASRLKILVFDEADQMLAEDGFKDDSLRIMKEIEKVNSNCQVLLFSATFNDTVKNFVSRTVKEDHNKLFVKKEELSLDAVKQYKVYCSDELAKIEVIKDYIFEIGENVGQTIIFVRTRNSAQMLHKSLVDMGYEVTSIQGALGHDEREKIVKEFRDGLTQVLISTDLLARGFDQQQVNLVINYDLPMKHTASYTREPEPDCEVYLHRVGRAGRFGRKGAVFNLICDQKDERLMSKIENHFGTRVAEVRAQSVEDYKGALKEAGLLQ, encoded by the exons ATGCTAGACGAGGACGGAAACAAGGTCAAGATCACCACCACCACGCGCACCCGTAAGCTCGCCAAGGCGCGTCTCAGCAAACGTGCCGTCGAGCGCCGAATCATGGCAGAACCATCCACCGCCGCCGCCACATCCACCACGGCGGACCCTCCGCCGCCAGTTACCAAAAGATGGGCTGACGAAGAGGACGAAGAAACCGAAGCCTCCTCCACCGCCACCGCCACTGAAGCCTCTTCCGTCAACCTCGATTCATTAAAAATCGAAGACAACGATGAGAACCCTCCCAAACTCTTGGATGACCCCGACGATTCTAGCATTCAAAAG GTTACCTCTGGAGAAACGCCGTACACGTCGGCTGCGAAGTTCGAGGACTTAAACCTCTCGCCGGAGCTTCTGAAAGGGCTCTACGTGGAGATGAAGTTCCAGAAGCCGAGCAAGATCCAGGCGATAAGTTTGCCGATGATCCTCAACCCGCCGCACCGTGACCTCATCGCGCAGGCGCACAACGGGTCTGGGAAGACCACGTGCTTCGTGCTTGGGATGCTCAGCCGCGTCGATCCCAAGGTGCAGGCGCCGCAGGCTCTCTGTGTCTGCCCAACTCGGGAGTTGGCTAATCAGAACATCGAGGTTCTCCGCAAGATGGGNAAGTACACCGGGATTGCGTCGGAGTGCGCTGTGCCGACGGATAGCAATGCGCTCTCGATCGCGAAAAGGGCGCCGATTATGGCGCAGGTGGTGATCGGAACCCCTGGCACCATCAAGAAGTGGATGAGCTTCAAGAAACTTGGGGCCTCCAGGTTGAAGATTCTTGTTTTTGACGAGGCAGATCAAATGCTTGCGGAG GATGGATTTAAAGATGATTCCCTGAGGataatgaaagaaatagaaaaagttaattCTAATTGTCAG GTTCTTCTGTTTTCTGCTACATTTAATGACACCGTCAAAAATTTCGTTTCAAGGACAGTCAAAGAGGATCATAATAAACTTtttgtaaagaaagaagaacTATCTTTAGATGCAGTGAAGCAATATAAAGTCTACTGTTCTGATGAACTTGCGAAGATTGAAGTGATAAAAGATTACATATTTGAAATAGGAGAGAATGTGGGGCAAACCATCATATTTGTGCGTACAAGAAATAGTGCACAAATGTTGCATAAATCACTTGTTGACATGGGCTACGAGGTTACATCTATACAAGGTGCTCTTGGTCATGacgagagagagaaaattgttAAGGAGTTCAGAGACGGTTTGACTCAAGTTCTTATTTCAACTGATCTTCTTGCTCGTGGCTTTGATCAGCAACAG gTTAATTTGGTCATCAATTATGATCTTCCGATGAAACACACTGCCAGCTATACCCGTGAACCCGAGCCTGATTGTGAAGTGTATTTGCATAGGGTTGGCAGAGCTGGGCGTTTTGGGCGCAAAG GAGCTGTATTTAACCTGATATGTGATCAAAAGGATGAAAGGCTCATGTCGAAGATTGAGAATCACTTCGGCACTCGTGTAGCTGAG GTGCGAGCACAAAGTGTTGAAGACTATAAAGGTGCTCTCAAGGAAGCTGGTTTACTGCAATGA
- the LOC106770312 gene encoding protease Do-like 1, chloroplastic isoform X1, whose translation MATCSLISTRFHSPSSSLFRSSTIKPTTTIQLSKTLHLHYPNLFLLRLPSPKLTIPLLPKLSIPKPLLLLCTSLALSFTLLVSNADSAAAFVVTSPRKLQSDELATVRLFQENTPSVVYITNLAVKQDAFTLDVLEVPQGSGSGFVWDKNGHIVTNYHVIRGASDLKVTLADQSTYDAKVVGFDQDKDVAVLRVEAPSDKLRPIPIGVSADLLVGQKVYAIGNPFGLDHTLTTGVISGLRREISSAATGRPIQDVIQTDAAINPGNSGGPLLDSSGNLIGINTAIYSPSGASSGVGFSIPVDTVNGIVDQLVKFGKVTRPILGIKFAPDQSVEQLGVSGVLVLDAPANGPAGKAGLQSTKRDSYGRLILGDIITSVNDKKVTNGSDLYRILDQCKVGEKVIVEVLRGDHKEKIPVILEPKPDES comes from the exons ATGGCCACTTGTTCACTCATTTCCACGCGCTTccattctccttcttcttcactctTTCGTTCTTCAACCATCAAACCCACCACAACAATTCAACTTTCCAAAACCCTTCATCTTCACTATCccaaccttttcctccttcgcCTCCCATCACCAAAACTCACAATACCCCTTTTACCCAAACTCTCCATTCCCAAACCTCTTCTCCTTCTCTGCACTTCCCTCGCCCTCTCCTTCACTCTCCTCGTTTCCAACGCCGACTCCGCCGCCGCCTTCGTCGTCACCTCGCCGCGGAAGCTCCAGTCCGACGAACTCGCCACCGTTCGCCTCTTCCAAGAGAACACTCCCTCTGTTGTCTACATAACCAACCTTGCTGTCAA GCAGGATGCATTCACGCTGGACGTCTTGGAGGTTCCCCAGGGATCCGGGTCTGGCTTTGTTTGGGATAAGAATGGTCATATTGTGACCAATTATCACGTTATTCGTGGTGCCTCTGATCTCAA GGTCACTCTAGCCGACCAGTCAACTTATGATGCCAAAGTTGTTGGTTTTGACCAAGACAAGGATGTTGCTGTGCTGCGTGTCGAGGCACCGAGCGACAAGCTCAGGCCTATACCTATTGGGGTCTCTGCTGACTTGCTTGTTGGTCAGAAGGTTTATGCCATTGGGAACCCG TTTGGACTAGATCACACACTCACAACTGGGGTCATCAG TGGTCTTAGGCGAGAAATTAGTTCTGCTGCAACTGGTCGTCCAATTCAAGATGTCATACAGACAGATGCAGCAATTAATCCTGGTAACAGTGGAGGGCCTCTCTTAGATAGTTCTGGAAACCTCATTGGGATAAATACAGCCATATATTCTCCATCTGGCGCATCATCTGGTGTTGGATTTTCTATTCCAGTGGACACT GTAAATGGTATTGTTGACCAATTGGTGAAGTTTGGGAAGGTTACAAGACCTATTTTAGGGATTAAGTTTGCTCCAGATCAGTCTGTGGAGCAGTTGGGTGTAAGTGGAGTGCTTGTCTTAGATGCTCCTGCCAATGGTCCTGCTGGGAAAGCA GGCCTGCAATCAACAAAGCGTGACTCGTATGGTAGACTCATTTTAGGTGACATCATAACGTCTGTGAATGACAAGAAGGTCACTAATGGAAGTGATTTGTACAGAATTCTTGACCAGTGCAAAGTAGGTGAAAAG GTGATTGTTGAGGTTTTGAGAGGTGATCACAAGGAGAAGATCCCTGTCATTCTGGAGCCAAAACCTGATGAATCATGA
- the LOC106771695 gene encoding uncharacterized protein LOC106771695 yields the protein MWKWLFSRESKPPPPVVLVPPLFDFPPIAARNRMLHSAYDVAFGKIALASLFQDYFHQGRHFTTRLMLKPIDDPHVDLIATVTGPLDRKPNDSIMGDALFRWQSDVNDPHTFMDLYVSTSDPILQMRSCAFYSKYGFGAFGVFPLLLKKRESSQDYGLMGLRYGSGNLSFGVTLMPFALKDELPKSAWLVSKMGRVTAGVQFEPQKRNAKLSNLTNWSCALGYGVGSGSPLCPSFNFNLELVKSSQFIASFYQHMVVQRRVKNPLEENSVVGITNYLDFGFELLTSVDEAIAANNISDASFQIGASWQANKNFLLKAKVGPRSSSMALAFKSWWKPSFTLSISATRDRGDGKMQYGFGIQSESLREASYQRADPNFVMLTPSKEHLAEGIVWETGKRPMFQSDIDAGHFDGLPKELRPFDKIL from the exons ATGTGGAAGTGGTTGTTCTCGAGAGAATCCAAGCCGCCGCCGCCGGTGGTGCTGGTCCCTCCGCTCTTCGACTTCCCTCCCATCGCCGCGCGTAACCGCATGCTTCACTCCGCCTACGATGTCGCTTTTGGCAAGATCGCCCTCGCCTCGCTCTTCCAAGACTATTTCCACCAGGGCAGGCACTTCACCACGCGACTAATGCTCAAACCAATCGACGATCCTCACGTCGATCTCATAGCCACT GTTACAGGTCCTCTCGATCGTAAGCCCAACGACAGCATCATGGGAGATGCGTTGTTTCGCTGGCAAAG TGATGTTAACGATCCTCATACGTTTATGGACCTTTATGTATCCACATCTGATCC GATTTTGCAGATGAGATCGTGTGCTTTCTATTCCAAATACGGATTTGGGGCTTTCGGAGTGTTCCCTTTACTGTTGAAGAAAAg AGAAAGCTCCCAAGATTATGGCCTGATGGGGTTGAGATATGGTTCTGGAAATCTATCCTTTGGAGTCACACTTATGCCTTTTGCCT TGAAAGACGAATTACCAAAAAGTGCATGGTTGGTAAGCAAGATGGGAAGGGTGACTGCTGGGGTGCAGTTTGAACCGCAAA AACGAAATGCCAAGCTTTCAAATTTAACGAACTGGAGTTGTGCTTTGGGCTATGGTGTTGGATCAGGCAGCCCATTGTGTCCATCCTTCAATTTCAACCTCGAGCTTGTCAAAAGCTCTCAG TTTATTGCCTCATTCTATCAACACATGGTTGTTCAAAGAAGG GTGAAGAACCCTCTTGAAGAGAATTCTGTTGTTGGAATTACAAACTACCTTGACTTTGGGTTTGAGTTACTTACAAG TGTTGATGAAGCCATAGCAGCAAACAATATTTCAGACGCCAGCTTTCAAATAGGTGCATCCTGGCAGGCTAATAAAAATTTCTTGCTGAAG GCAAAGGTTGGACCTCGTAGCTCATCTATGGCACTTGCATTCAAGTCATGGTGGAAACCTTCCTTCACGCTCAGTATTTCAG CCACTAGAGATCGTGGTGATGGTAAAATGCAATACGGATTTGGCATCCAAAGTGAGAGCCTCAGAGAAGCCAG TTATCAAAGAGCTGATCCCAATTTTGTAATGCTCACGCCAAGCAAGGAGCACTTAGCAGAGGGCATTGTCTGGGAAACAGGAAAGCGACCTATGTTTCAATCTGACATAGACGCTGGACATTTTGACGGCTTACCTAAAGAATTACGAccttttgataaaattttgtaa